In Brassica napus cultivar Da-Ae chromosome A3, Da-Ae, whole genome shotgun sequence, the sequence ATGCTTCTTTCAAGTTATTCCCGTTTTTtcctaatcttttttttctttgtttttatttattattatctatatgtaaaatgttatgtttagattgtattaataaaatttaagtttaacaaaataatttttttttaagaacccgtAAATAAGAACCTTGCAATGGGCCATGTAAATTGTCCCAACTCTTAACTAAGACTCTTACCCTAACTtttcaaacttaaaatatttaaatatagatAAGAGTCCTTAAACACCTCTTAGGGATAAGGATGCTCTAAGACTCTAGGCTCTAGCTATATTTGTAACCATGCATATGATAAAATAGCTAGTGTCATTATTCTAgaattatatttacttatattagaGATTAACTAGGGTAAATAGATAATACTATATGATTTATCTTTATTGGAACTATCGGTTGAAATTGGAATATTAAGATCAAGCCAGATTTGCTTAAAGACATTGATGATAATGTGTACTCGTaagaactatattttaaaaaataaaaaattatcataCAATTTCtatgaaactatttttatatgaaatacatcattgatattaattttagtatattaaaccagtataaaatattaaaaacaagcCATTTtacaacaaataataataataaacaaattacACCCTGCGCAGAGTAATTAGTTCCTAGTACCAAAACAAAGCAGAGTTACATAACGTGCTTTGACAGTTTTTGACAATATGAATCACGTTGGTGAATGGTGATGATCTCCTATCCAACGAAGTATCTAGCGGATCCTCCAGTTTTAGTTCTCTCCTCAGCTTACGGCGTATGCAATTGGTGTCCCTGCAGGTCGATGATAAGCATGTGTACGATGAGGAGGATGTGCATTATTGTAGATACCATGTGTATCTAGTAATTTTTATCTTAGCACATAACTTGTAAGTAGCTGATGTTACGAATAGGGGGAGCTACTCTAATTGCTTGAAAAAGTAGCGTCACTTAAGAGGATTATCATCAATCATATGTAGCTGCTCATACTACTCTTTTTTTTGTGGCTGAGAATTATCTTAGTATTTCTTCAAGACCATCTGCCttgcgtcttttttttttttttttttttgaattgaatgttaaatttaattaaaaaaaaaataccttttACAACTTTtcatatcatatttttgaaattgtaaaaaataataaggaTAAAAAATAAGCTTCTATCCCAACTCTCTTTGACTCAAACCACATGGCCATACAATCTTCATAATCTCTATCACCCCTCCTACGGATAACGCTAAACTGATTTCTCATAGCCTTATCCAACCTCTGAATCAAAACTGGTGCGGTAACAGCAGATTCCCCATGTCTCCTCTTGTTCCTCTTCCTCCAAAGTGTATGAACTGTTAACTGAATGGCATATCTCACAGTGAATAGCTTTAACTTTATCCCAACTCGAGTCAGTTATAAGTCGAGTAATCCTTTCCCAGCGGTCCGTGTATTGATCGTTCAGAACACGCTTCATGAGAGCTTCCCATACCTGTGAAGAGTATGAGCATTCTCTCTTGACAAATGACTACAagtttgtttatatataatctaGACGTCGTTTTTCTCGCCTGTTTAACCACTAACTTAAGTATTTGGTAACAACTTTGACCCCCCAAAATGTATTTAGTTATAACTGAATATGTGTATTTAATCGTTCAATATAACTTTACTCACAAGAGTGGTCCGTAGTGATGTTACCATTATGATATTATAGTTTTTGGATGTTGAAGCAAAGTAagtaataatgaaaaatatttttttatttttcatagtttAGGGGCATGAGTATGACACTGAAAGAAATTAATGCAATGAGAATGGACTGACCATGGGGATGAATCAGTTTTAGGGAAAGCAAGGCCCGGAAGTGGTATGTGGAGCACATGTAAGATGCATGGGTCGTGCCTCATTTAGTCATACTGCTTTCCTATTTAATTACAAAACCCCAGTTATTCAATTCATATTGTTTTCATCTACGGCCCTACTCATAAATGCTTCTCCAGTATCCACACACATATTTCTCTTTTATATCAACCGATGGGAGCGTCTTCGTGTGCAAGTAAATGTTCATTTACACCCGATTTAGGTTATACATATTATTATAGACCAATCGTGATTGTTATTTACATGCGATACAAATATCTAGCGTTATGCGCAACCATAAATGTGGAATTGTCAAATTCTAAGAAAAATAATTGTGAATTTTCAGTTACAAACATCGTCAATAAGGAAATGAACAAACGCGAATTAAACTCAAAGAAAGTAAAGAGCAAAACTAAGtcaaatatatgttttagtGTTTGTATATTATTAAGTGAATGAATAACTTTACAATTCTTAAACTcatctaacaatactaaaaggggaatATGAAGCCCTCTTAGCATGTCCATGTCAGATGAAAAAATCAACCACTGATATTGCAGCAATCATCCATGTCATCTTTGATTAATCAGCCTATAATTATTCACTAAACTTCCACGTCGGCTAATATTTCAACAAACAAATGACAATCTGACGAGGCCCATCTCAGCCCATCACCTTCAAATGAAATTAATCTACTTTACGTCATTCTCAGCTTCATTTTCATCAGCTAACCCTAGCAGCCGTAGAATCAACCCCacatattttaatgtaaatCAAGTCAGAGAATTCAATTCCGTCTTTATTCTTATGTGTAACGTCGTCCTCTAACTCTCGGCCATCAAAACTCCTCAAAACCTCACCTTCCATATGACACCCAAACGCCTCACCTCCAACCAAACTCATCATATATATACTCCCATGAATCTCAAGCCTCCCCTATTTACCTATTATCTTACTAATATCCCAGCAAATACACCGCTTCAATGGAAACAAATCCATCGAAAGGAACACCAAAATCCCGGCGATGACTAGCAACGGTTCCATTGATAGAGAAAATGGATTTGGGGCTCCAATGCTCGATCGAAATTGACGCCAAATTCACTGGCAGGTTAATACTAGCGATTAAAATACGACTCGAGCTTAGTAGATCAACCTACGGAAAAGACATACCGAAAACAGGTGCTCTGTTTTATACTCTAATCGCacttttttgaacttttttgaaATCAAGGAAGTGTTTTCATTGCAATCACAGTTTTgatgttttgttatctttttggGTTGGGCTCAAACAACATATATTTTCCCTTTTTGTAGGTATTTTTCTGCCTGATTTCAGATCTAGACGCTCATAAATGGCTCCAGTTTAAGCTTCAAGACACTGCTACAGATTTCCACCCGACCAAGTTGTTAAGGTATCTGCTCTTTCTTTCTGTGATTTTGAACATTTATTAACTAATCTGCACCCTGGTACTGCATTCCAAGTGATTTAGTTTATTTAGAAGTCTAAGCTTATTTACGTATCTCCATGATGTGGGCGTTCTTCCATTAATATAGTTAAGTTATGTGTTTTTTAAATGCAGTCCAAGTGTTCTCATACTTACTTAATGGATTATGGTGCAGTTGTTGCTGAGCACTATTATTGGGTTTTTCATCAAACTTCTAATATGTCTGAACGATTCATCAGTTTCCACTCTGTGGCCTATAATCAGGTATGCTCTTGATTATCTATTCTCCAGAAAATTGAGAGCACTCAGAGTTGTCTTCATCttgaatctgtttttttttcttgatgtcATGGTTTTGTTTGGTGCTAAGAATATATCTAAATGTGTAGGTGAATCTAAGTTTGAGCTGGAAGCTTAAAGGAGATGTATGCCATGACTCAAAACTAAAACTGTCCATGCCTCAAAAAGGGTTTAAATAAAGGCCATCTGACCCTTGCTTTTTTGTTGTTTGTAGGAGTAAAAGCACCTCCAATAGATTAGGAGATACAAGGATCCTGATTATACTAACTTCTTACTATCGCTGAAGcagcaagaagaagagaaacaagaAGAACTTTCAAGGATTAAGGATTTTTGGAGGTGGTGAAGAGGATATGGTTCTACGCGGTGACCAGACCAACGGCCAGAAACCAGATATAGAGTTCCTGAAGAGGAAGATGATCTTTGCAAACTTGCGATGCATTGGGTGTTTTGGCTTCTGCTTATGTAAGTAAAATATGTCTATGTTCCACAACAATGAGTAAATCTTGAGGCTGGTCAAGAAAGAGGTACAATGATTATATGATCGTCTGGATAAGTAGTTTGCTTGATTATCAAATTGTATCCTACATTGAAGTCTGGCCCTCTGTTTCTCCAGATTAGAGTTCTATAACACGATGATCAAGTTGCTCAAGCAGTCACGCTTAGATGAAAAGCCTTATTGTGAGGAGGGACGCTTTCGCACCAAATCATCCTGAACAAAACCAGAAACTGAGACGTAGCAAATGGTGTTGGTAGCAACGGCGATGTTGTAAATTCATTAAGCAAGAgccatatatttattttttaaaaatgtttacgGCCAGAAGTAAATTCTCGGTTCTAGACTgcttaatttaaaaaatgatgcagtgtttacaatatattacatttgtttattatatcttttagaACTGCTTTTGTTAGTGAAATTTTTAGACACAGTCGAAGATGGATGGAAACATGAATATGGGACCCTTAGGTAAGGGAAAACTAAAGGAACATACACATTTTCTTAGAAACATCACAATACGTGGTTTGTGGGTGGACATTCCGATTAATTACTTCGGTTTTTGATTTCTAAATGAGTTTAGTCAAAATTTATAAAGAACTATATTAGTGCAATCAGGAGAAACTATATAACTGTCCGGCTAAGAAGCACGTGAATGGCTCGACAAAAATCCTTACGCGTTCAGTATTACTTACTGTAGTTCCCACACATGTCAATTCTTAACCGGTTCCACAATATCATCAACATCCGTCACTGCAACAATCGTCAACGTTCATCATGGTTTGGCCATTGGTAACATTGTAACATGAACTTTGTTGTTCGTTTCAGCGAATCCTGCTTTAACCATGATAGTTTAGACTCTAGAGCTATGATGTGTTCTGATTAAGTAATTTCTAACAAAGGCATTTGAAATAAGCTGAAATGATATAATTTCATTGTATAATTCTCTGATTGAATTGCTAAAAACATAAGAATTTATCCATTATTTTATAATACGAAGATAAATATTCTACTCCTTAAAACTAAATTTAGGTCTAAAAGTgactatatgatataattatatagatttaaaaaaaaatatttgattttattattattaatatcttcATTTTAGCATCAACTAGactattatatatacataaaaaaaatagcagGGTAAGAATTAAAATGATACCAAATGAAAAACGTTTAAATATTCatgtgaataaaaaataattgatcatattttcaatttttatttatttttttgtttgtaggtTTATGTTTACCATCTTAAATATATTTCTGGATATTAAATACAACCAATTTTAGACGATACTATTTTTAACTTCATTTagaaattattttctaatttatatagttaaaatatatattatatattaatacaaattatatgacttttaattaaattataaatttgtgaaaatAGAACTTAATAGAATCAATATTAAAAACactgaaaacaaatatatagataaataatatttgatgACTAAACATTTCTAATCCAAACTTATAGTTATATAATATTTCAacattttacacataaaataatttattttatagaatataaaatatctataataaataaaattacattattcatatctaataataaatatattaattattaatatatatatatgtaaaatatgtttttctctttttcattaAGCGAT encodes:
- the LOC106358315 gene encoding uncharacterized protein LOC106358315 — encoded protein: MDYGAVVAEHYYWVFHQTSNMSERFISFHSVAYNQVNLSLSWKLKGDVCHDSKLKLSMPQKGKKKRNKKNFQGLRIFGGGEEDMVLRGDQTNGQKPDIEFLKRKMIFANLRCIGCFGFCLY